The stretch of DNA GGTGCGGGTAGCCCTGGCGGACCCCTGCGCCAAGAGCACGGCGAACTGCCCGGGCTGGGACGCCAGCCGCTACCCCGGGGTCACCCACCCCACGGGCACCTACACCCTGGACGGGGCTAACCCCCGGGTGGACCTCCTCTTTCAGGTGGCGGCGGACGCCCTGCCCCAGGGGCCCTACAAGTACGAGATCCAGGTGCGGGACGCCGAGGGGAACGAGTGGGTAGCGCCCTTCTACCTGAAGATCCGGGACCCTCGAGGGCGCCCCGCCCTCGAGGCCCTCGCCGACTGGCGGCAAAGGGCGGGGCTCCCTGGGGTCAGGGAGGATCTCGAGTGGAGCTGGCGGGGGTGGCTACACAGCCGCTACGCCATCCAGAACTACCCCGACAACCTCCCCCACGACGAGGACCTCTCCCAGCCCTTCGCCACCCTGGAGGGGAAAGAGGCAGCGAGGGGTAACGAGTGGGGGTTTCTCTACCGCTGGAATGGCCAGCCCAGGTTCCCCCCCGAGGAGCAGTCCGTGAACTGGTGGATCACCGCTCCCTTCCACCGCTTCCCCCTGGTCTACCCCTGGGAGATGACCCTGGGCCACGGCATCTACCGGGACGTGGGTCCTATCCCGGGATCCGGGGACGGTTACGGGCGGAGCTACGCCAACCTTCCCAACCTTTCCCCCTGGACCAGCGACCGCCCCATCCGGGACGTGCTCTTCCCCACCCCGGGGATGCGCGTGCCCCTCAACCGCTACGCGGGCAGGGAAAACCCCAACCCCACCTACCCCTGCACAAACCCCAGCGCGCCCCCCAGGCGGCCCTACCTGACCCAGGAGGGCTTGACATGGGACGACGGCGCGGGGAGGGTGGTC from Thermus sp. LT1-2-5 encodes:
- a CDS encoding CAP domain-containing protein is translated as MVRKETLLIALLALALAGLLSACNTLFSPPKPNPVALSAPTDASVPVDPGGSHTLTLTLQDTAKRVEVRVALADPCAKSTANCPGWDASRYPGVTHPTGTYTLDGANPRVDLLFQVAADALPQGPYKYEIQVRDAEGNEWVAPFYLKIRDPRGRPALEALADWRQRAGLPGVREDLEWSWRGWLHSRYAIQNYPDNLPHDEDLSQPFATLEGKEAARGNEWGFLYRWNGQPRFPPEEQSVNWWITAPFHRFPLVYPWEMTLGHGIYRDVGPIPGSGDGYGRSYANLPNLSPWTSDRPIRDVLFPTPGMRVPLNRYAGRENPNPTYPCTNPSAPPRRPYLTQEGLTWDDGAGRVVTPIGFPVTVMTFAQRDTEVLEARLKRLSDGQANPVCAYGSLQYWEDREFWRNRGIAGLKGYGAVVVLPHQPLTPGYAYEVYIRARVGDQERSWTWQFQVDREMVPLNEP